A window of Maioricimonas rarisocia genomic DNA:
GAAAGGCGGTCGCGATGAGCTGATCTTCGGTCGGGTCCGGCAGCAGATCACCCGCCAGCTGCTCGATCGTGAACTGATCGAACGGCAGGTTGCTGTTGAGAGCCCCGATCACCCAGTCCCGGTACATCCAGATCGTCCGGGGCGGGTCATCCGCGTAGCCGGCCGAGTCCGCATACCGGGCCAGGTCGAGCCACATACGGGCCCACTTCTCGCCGAACTGCGGCGACTTGAGCAGTCGGTCAACCAGCTTCTCGTAGGCGTCGGGGGACTCGTCGTTGACGAAGGCGTCCACCTCATCGATTGTCGGCGGCAGCCCGGTCAGGTCCAGCGACACCCGGCGAATCAGCGTGTACCGGTCTGCCTCCGGAGCCGCTTCGAACCCTTCCTTCGCCAGCCGTGCCCGCACGAAATGGTCGATCCCGTTTCGGCACTCATCGGAACTGGCCACCTCAGGCAGGGCAGGGCGGCGGGGAGGAACAAAACTCCAGTGCCGGTCGTACTCTGCACCGGAAGCGATCCACCGTCGGAGGATGTCGATCTCCCCTGGCGTCAGCGGCGGTCCCTGCGAAGCGGGCGGCATCCGCAGATCGGGATCATCGCTCGTGACCCGTTCGATGACCGCACTTGCGTCCGGATCGCCCGGGACAATCCCGTGCACGTCGCTGTACAATTCCCGAACGGCCTCTTCGCGGACGTCGAGCCGCAGATCCGCCTCGCGGGCCTCGGCATCCGGTCCGTGGCAACTGTAGCAGCGGCCTGAGAGAATGGGCCGGACATCGCGGTTGAAGTCGACCTCCGCCGCAGCCGCGCTCCACGCACTGGCCGACAGCGTCATGCAGACCGCAAGAACTCGACAGAACCTGGACCGTCGTCGCGACATGGCACCGGCAGGAAAAGAGTCAACAGGATGGACGGAGCAGGGGCTCACAGGACGAACCCCGGCAGGAAACCCGCATCCATCATTGTACGTCGATGCGACTCCGCCCGCTACGGGAACGCCTGTTGAACCGCCTGCCGCCAGACCGTACCCGTCCGACACTGAAGCAGCCCCATGAATTCCCCCAGACGTGCCGTCGTCCTCCTCAGCGGCGGACTCGACTCCGCCACCACCCTCGCCATCGCCGGCAGCGAGGGCTTCGAATGCTACGCCCTCTCGTTCGACTACGGGCAGCGGCACCGGTTCGAACTCGAAGCGGCCGACAACATCTGCCGTCAGCTGGGAGCAGCAAAGCACTCCACCTGCCGGCTCGACCTGCGGGTCTTCGGCGGCTCGGCCCTCACCGACGACATCGACGTCCCCAAGGACCGCGACGACGACACGATGGCCGACGGCATCCCCGTCACCTACGTCCCGGCCCGCAACACGATCTTTCTCTCGGTCGCCCTGGGATGGGCGGAAGTGCTCGATGCGTACGACATCTTCATCGGCGTCAACGCGGTCGACTACAGCGGCTATCCCGACTGCCGGCCGGAGTTCATCCGCGAGTTCGAGGCACTCGCGAACCTCGCCACAAAGGCGGGCGTCGAGCAGACCGGCCGATTCCGCATTCACTCACCCCTCATTGAGCTGACCAAGGCGGAGATCATCCGCCGGGGAACCGAGCTGGGGGTCGACTACGGCCTCACACACAGCTGTTACGATCCGGACGAGCAGGGACGCCCCTGCGGTCGCTGCGACTCCTGCCAGCTTCGCCTGAAGGGCTTCGCCGAGGCGGGCCTGACCGATCCTGTGGAATACGCCCCCCGCGCCTGAATCCTTCGCGTCGGAGAATGAGCCATGCTGCAGTTCCGCGATTTCGTCCCCCGTCAGCTCGATCCGGGCGGCTTCTTCTCTGCCTCCCGGTACGAGTCGCTGCAACACGCTCTGGACGATGCCAACACCTGGATCGGCCAGACCGGCGTCGACGTCATCAACGTCGAGACGGTGGCGCTTCCCAGCATTCACAGCGAGGAAGGCAGCGAAGACGTCGAACTGCGGTCCTCCGGCGAGATGGGAACCTACTGGCACCAGTTCATTCGCGTCTGGTACCGCGGCTGAGAACCTTCGCACCAGGAGAGAGCGATCGCATGGACGACCTGATCCGCAGACTGCCGAAGGCCGAACTCCACCTGCACATCGAAGGCTCGCTCGAACCGGAACTGATGTTCGAACTCGCCGGCCGCAACGGCATCGCGCTGCCGTACAACTCGGTCGACGACGTGAAGGCCGCCTACCAGTTCACCAACCTGCAGTCGTTTCTCGACATCTACTATCAGGCGGCCGCCGTCCTGCAGACCGAGCAGGACTTCTTTGACCTGACATGGGCGTATCTCAAGCGGGCCGCGGAGGACAACGTCCGCCATGCGGAGATTTTTTTCGACCCGCAGACGCACACGGCCCGCGGCATCGACTTCGAAACCGTACTGGAGGGGATCACGTCCGCCCTGCAGGCCGGGGAACGGGAACTGGGCATCAGCAGCCGGCTCATCATGTGCTTCCTCCGGCACCTTTCCGCCAAAGAAGCGATGACGACGTTGCAGCAGGCGCTGCCGCACCGCCAGCAGATCGTCGCGGTCGGACTCGATTCGTCCGAGGTGGGGCATCCGCCGTCGAAGTTCAGGGAGGTGTTCGACGAGGCTCGCCGGCAGGGATTCCTCACCGTCGCCCATGCCGGGGAAGAAGGCCCGCCGGAGTACATCCGCGAGGCACTCGATCTGCTGCATGCGGCGCGGATCGATCACGGCGTCCGCTGCATGGAGAATGCCGACCTGGTCTCCCGGCTGCGTGATGAGCAGATCCCGCTGACGGTCTGTCCCCTGTCGAACGTGCGGCTGTGCGTGTTCGAGCGAATCGAGGACCACCCGCTGCGACGGATGCTGGAAGCGGGGCTGTGCGTGACAGTCAACTCGGACGACCCGGCGTACTTCGGCGGATACATCGGCGAGAACTTCGCGGCCGTCACCCGCGGCCTGGAACTGTCCCGCGAGCAGGTGCTTCAGCTCGCTCGCAACTCGTTCGCCGCGGCGTTCGTGGATGAGAAAAGGAAGGCCGAGCTGATCGCGGAGCTGGAGGGGGTGTAGGGTGCCGTCGCCGCAGGCGACGCACCAACCGACGTCGTAAACGTGTTCTGCTGTGAGTGGTGCGTCACGGGCAACTCGGCTGATGCACGCCAATCGGTTCCTGTTCCTCTCGGGTGGTCTGCCGTGACGCACCCTACTTCTCTCTTGTGAATGCTTGGGGCGTAATTGGCGCTAGCTTGCGAAATAGTCGATTCGCGGTGAACGGTCAGCCACCCGAAAAACGGCCCCTCGGAGAGGACCGTTGCTGTCAGCCAGTGACATTCGCTTCGATCGCCTCGACGTGTTCCTGAGCCAATTGCAGAACTCGGATTGCTTGCGGCACATCGGCGAGTGCGCACGACGACGTGGACTTCCGTTCGTCTCCGTCCTTGTAGCGGCGTTGCAGATTCACATTGCGACTCTTTCGTTTGCCGCCGTCGCCTTGGACTTCATTCACGAACACTGACGCTGAGACGCTCCCAATGCGGAACGTTCTCTCCAGGGTCTTGGACATGGCATGCCTCGTAGTGAAGGACCAGATGACTTGATCCCGCTGGCCCAAATGCCAACGGGAGAAGACGATGCCACGTCTTGCGTACAGACGCAAATAGATGGACAGGAATCATCGTGCGGGTCGCCTACTCAGACGATTCAGCTTCCTCGGTTGACTGCTCCTGCTGGCGAACGAACCCAAGCGACCAAATGATGTGAAGTAAGCGATCACTGATTCCACGATGGAAATGATTCGGATCCATTAGCCCGTGGGACATTCTGTTTCGGACATTTTGGCCCCGTGGATCACAGAGAAACATCCGAAGGTAGAAAACGAAGTCCTCCCCAAAGAACTGAGTTACGGATGGTTCGCTTTCGAGAATCTCGTTGAGCGTTTTTTCAACCATCGCGCCGGTGTCAGAACGACGGTGCTTGTTGGTTGGTTTGCCAAGTATTGGTAGCAGCCTGCGAAGTGCAGCTTCGATCTGAGGCACAAGCACATGGATTGCGGTGACGTGATCGTCAGCGAGATAGGCATTGATGGCGTGCTCAATGAGTGGCAACCGCGAATCGTCAAACAGTTCCGATTGTGACAGAAACGCCCGCATGGAGTCCGCTGAGAAATCGTACTTCTCCCGAGTTTGGTCGATCGTGCTGCCGAGAATTGTTGCCATGAACTGCAGGTTCTGGCCCATCTGGAGCATGAGCCGGCCTTCCGGATCATCGTCGACAGACCCAACCCGAGCTGTGACCTGTTGGTCGTCCAACGTTGACTGCGAAACCATCGACAGCAGCTTGGCGTTTTTCTCCAGGTCTTTAAGCTGCTCTTTGAGCTCATCGATTCGGGGACAGAAGTGGATTGAAATCCGCGACAGCGTGGATTCCAGATCGTCGGCCGTCATTTCTTCAATGACCCTTTCGACGTCCTCCGCGGGAATTTCCACGGAGAACGAATAGTGAATCATTTGCTTTTCAGCATCCTTGCCTTTGTCTTTGGCTGCGATCTGAAGTGATTCGGCTTCATCTTTCATTCCGAAGTGGACATACGTAGCGTAGGCGTCCTGCAGCCAGCCCATTGCCACTAATCCATCTGCCTTCATCGCGAAATCGTGACCTGACCCCGAATTCTGTACCAGGGGTTATGAGAGTTCCGGTTGGGGAATGTCGGTGTTCTGCTGCAGTGAGGCCGCAGGCCGAACGGAAGCAGAACACCGGGCCGCGAACTCCGCCGGGGTCAGGTACCCCAGCGAACTGTGCGGCCGGACATGGTTGTAATCATTCTGCCACGACGCCGTGAGCTTCTGCGCCGTCGTGAGCCTGTCGAATTCCTCCTGAGTCAGAAACTCGTCCACCAGCTTCGAGTGGAAACTCTCCGCGAAGCCGTTCTCCCACGGGCTCCCCGGGGCGATGTACAGCGTCTGGATGCCCAGCCGCTTCAGCCAGTCCCGGATCGCGTGCGAGACGAACTCCGGGCCGTTGTCGCTCCGGATCGCCTGCGGCACGCCTCGCATCGCAAACAGCTCTGCCAGCGTGTCGATCACGTCTTCACTCGTGATGCTGCGCGACACCTTCAAAGTCAGGCATTCCCGCGTATGCTCGTCCACAATCGACAGCCACTTCAGTGTCGTTCCTGTTGTCGTCCGGGCGAAGACGAAGTCCCAGCACCACACCTGGTCTTTGTGCTCCGCGCGACGCAGATGGCAGGCGTTCACCGACTGGCCGAGGGCGCGTCGCTTCCGCCGTTTTCTCCGCACTTTCAGGCCTTCCTGACGACACAGGCGACGAATCCGCTTGGCGTTCACGGGCCAGCCCTCTCGCCGGAGAAGCTCGGTCAGTCTGCGGTAACCGAAACGCGGCCGACGCCGCACCAGCTCCCGCAGCCGACGGCACAACGCCGGCTCGTCTGTTCGTGGTCGTCCCTGATATCGCTGCGTGCTCCGCGGCTGATCCAGCACCGCGCACGCCCTTCGTTCCGAGACCGGGAACTCTCCCTGGAGAGCCCCGGTCGCCGCACGCCTGGCCGAAGGGCTCACCAGTTTTTTGAGTTCACGTACTTCAGCATCTGGATGTCGAGGGCCTGGTCCGCCACGAGTTGCTTCAGACGGCGGTTCTCGTCCTCCAGTTCCTTGAGTCGCCTGGCTTCCTCGGACTTCATGCCACCGTACTGGTTTCGCCAGCGGTGGTAAGTCGCTTCACTGATCTCCAGAGTCTGCAGCACGGCCGCCAGGTCCTGGCCGGCATTCAGCATGGCATCGGCATCTCGCAGCTTCCTGACGATCTGCTCGGGGCTGTGCCGCTTTCGTCGTTTCGACATCGAGTCTCTCCTTGAGCCCTCTGGGCCATGGAGACTCTCATACCATCTGGATCAGAAAATGGGGAGCAGGCCAATCGGCCAACGCGTTTCCGTAAGTGCGAATGACTCGCTTTGCTTCCTGCGGCTTTCCGTCGCGTTCATAGTGGCGTGCGAGTCGAATGGCAGGGTCTTTGGCGACGATCCCGACCGCGTTTTCAGAGTCACAAATGCGAGCCAGCTCTGCTTCCAAGGCATCAATGAGCTTGTCCTCTTGCTCGTTGCACAGCGTTACGCCGCGTTGCTCGGTCAAGGTGTCGAACAACCAGAGAGCGTCCGAACCCGGAAACTCGGTTTGGTCGAGAATCCCAAGCATCGTGTCGACCACCTTTGATGCTCGTGTGTCGTCACGGACAGAAAGTGCCAGCTCCAACGCACGTGTGAGTCTCTCCAAGGTTTGATCCGAGTTTGGATAGCGGATTCCGCACTCGATGTAGGAATCGATCGCCTGTCGGGCCAGCTCGATGGATGGCCAATTGCCAGTCGCGATCTTCGTGATGTCCCAAAGAAAATCAGCGTATCTCGCTCGCAGGACGGGATGGGTAGCCTCTGACGCACGTCGTCCGAGATACTCGATTGTCGGCTCGTCGAGCCCCGTGATATCTGGAAAGCTATGACGCGTACCATCCTCCATGATGTTCTCAACAATCGGACCGAATCGCGTTCCCCAATGGCTCTGCCCCTGACCATGTAGCAGATCCATTTGAAGAGCAGCCACCTCTGCGTAGATCGCCCTTCGATGATTGTCGGTCAGCGCCTCGAATGCCTTTGCCTGTCGCTCGATTGCGAAACTTGGTTCGGCTTCGTCAAAGTCATCTGGCGACGAATCATGCTTCGCAAGTGTCTCAATCAGTTCACTCGGTAAGGAGATCGCTTCTTCGTTTGAATCCGACATTTCAGTCCCATCCACGTTGATGACATTGAAGTGTATTTCTCGTAGGACACCCTGCCGCGTTGATGTGTTCGCTCTGATGTGCGTTCACGTCGGCTGCTGGCCTTGAGCACGTAGATGATCGAGTTTTCTTGGCTCTTGCCCTCCTCTAGTGGCTGGTTGACAGCCGCGGGGCGGGTTCCAAGTCCAGCCGGCCGCGGCGAGTCTTCGCAACGTGGGTTTCCCACCCCATCCCCTGAAGCTGGAGGCGTTCTTCGACGCGCCGGAGATAAGCCGCGATTCCGGAAATTGACCCTTCGAGAGTCAGCCATCGAAGGCAGAAGAGAATGCACAAAGCAGCGGGAAGGAACAGGACCGGCAGGTACGCCGGCTGCCAGTCGTGCGTCGCCAGCCAGGACCAGATCGCCCCGGACGCAATCAGCGCCGTTGCCTCGTTCTGGACCAGTTGCCCGACGAGGTTGCCGATCTCGCCCCGAAGCATCGCGTGTTCGGCAAGCAGGAACGCACGCGTACTGTCTGTAAGCGGTTCGCCGCTCTGGTGATCATCCATCGTGTGGCCCGCATCGGATGCTGTCGGACTCGTCCCGAACGAAAAGAGTCGAATGTGAGAATACGACCAGCCCGCGGGTCGTTCAACCATTGCAGGGAAGATTGCAGGGTAAGGGACAGCCGGCAGGACGGCGACAGCCCGGGCTTCGCCTGACGACAATAAACGCTGACCTTCGTCCCGCGAATCGAGGCGGCAGGCAGAGCCTCCCCTGCAGTGACTGCAACACACGCAATCCGGACCAGTTGAGATACCGGTGGACCTGCTCTTTCCCGGAACTCATAATGAGGCACACACCGTCGTCGTGCACGCCCTTGGCGAATAAACGGCGCGAATCATCACCATTCGTGTCGCCACAGCGTTGTCACCCTCGGGTTTCATCGGATGTCTGCAGTCGTCGAAATCTATGAAGCGCAGAGCTCGCAGGAAGCGCATCTGGCACGACACGTGCTCCAGGAGGCGGGAATTGAAGCCGTCGTCGTGGGTGAATCGCTCGGCACAACCCATGGGGGCGGTTTCGTCGGTCCGATGAATCGTGTCGCCATCGCGGTGAAGGTGGCAGACGCGAAACGTGCGAGAGCCGAAATCTCGAAACGAATCCCGCCGCGCGCCACCAGCGGTCCGGAGCAGCGAGGCCATTTGTGGTGGCGAATTCTGATGGTCACCGCGTCTGCGGTGATCGGCGTGACAGCAATTGCAATTGCAGCGGACGGGCAACTGCCAGTGACAATACTGGGAGGTGGTCTATGGGCGGCTGTGACAGTCGCGGCAGCTCTCGGCCTGTATCGACGACGCACGCGGACGTAGAACCGAGTGGGTACCGGGTACCCGCGGTTGCTCGTCAACCGCGGCCGGCGCAGCCGGCAAGAGGCCGATCCATATTGAGCTCACATGCTTGCCTTGCAGGGCAGGCATGCCAACCGCCCGCAGTCGGCCGGCATTCGTGAGCACTCCAGCGAGGATCGTGCTGGGACCAGTCCCAGCCTACGACTCTCGGCCCTCCACTATGAACTCCTCCGTGTCTCTGTGGTTCCTTCGTCCGCTCCTTCACGGTCGCGGCTCGTGTTGCTGCGCGTTTCAGGCGACAGCGGCCCTGCCGGGCTTTTGTCCTTCGTGATGCGTTGGTATACCCTGCGATCGGTCCGGCAGGCGGAGCCCGCTCGACCGGAGAATCGCACACGATGGGACGGGAGGAAGCGGCTGCGTGAACCAGGCAGGGCATGAGGACACACAACCACACACGCCGCGCGTCGTCAAAGAGACCGGCCCCTGGCCGTTCATCACCCGCAAAG
This region includes:
- the queC gene encoding 7-cyano-7-deazaguanine synthase QueC, which translates into the protein MNSPRRAVVLLSGGLDSATTLAIAGSEGFECYALSFDYGQRHRFELEAADNICRQLGAAKHSTCRLDLRVFGGSALTDDIDVPKDRDDDTMADGIPVTYVPARNTIFLSVALGWAEVLDAYDIFIGVNAVDYSGYPDCRPEFIREFEALANLATKAGVEQTGRFRIHSPLIELTKAEIIRRGTELGVDYGLTHSCYDPDEQGRPCGRCDSCQLRLKGFAEAGLTDPVEYAPRA
- a CDS encoding adenosine deaminase, whose translation is MDDLIRRLPKAELHLHIEGSLEPELMFELAGRNGIALPYNSVDDVKAAYQFTNLQSFLDIYYQAAAVLQTEQDFFDLTWAYLKRAAEDNVRHAEIFFDPQTHTARGIDFETVLEGITSALQAGERELGISSRLIMCFLRHLSAKEAMTTLQQALPHRQQIVAVGLDSSEVGHPPSKFREVFDEARRQGFLTVAHAGEEGPPEYIREALDLLHAARIDHGVRCMENADLVSRLRDEQIPLTVCPLSNVRLCVFERIEDHPLRRMLEAGLCVTVNSDDPAYFGGYIGENFAAVTRGLELSREQVLQLARNSFAAAFVDEKRKAELIAELEGV
- a CDS encoding DUF4209 domain-containing protein, which translates into the protein MKADGLVAMGWLQDAYATYVHFGMKDEAESLQIAAKDKGKDAEKQMIHYSFSVEIPAEDVERVIEEMTADDLESTLSRISIHFCPRIDELKEQLKDLEKNAKLLSMVSQSTLDDQQVTARVGSVDDDPEGRLMLQMGQNLQFMATILGSTIDQTREKYDFSADSMRAFLSQSELFDDSRLPLIEHAINAYLADDHVTAIHVLVPQIEAALRRLLPILGKPTNKHRRSDTGAMVEKTLNEILESEPSVTQFFGEDFVFYLRMFLCDPRGQNVRNRMSHGLMDPNHFHRGISDRLLHIIWSLGFVRQQEQSTEEAESSE
- a CDS encoding IS3 family transposase (programmed frameshift); this encodes MSKRRKRHSPEQIVRKLRDADAMLNAGQDLAAVLQTLEISEATYHRWRNQYGGMKSEEARRLKELEDENRRLKQLVADQALDIQMLKYVNSKKLVSPSARRAATGALQGEFPVSERRACAVLDQPRSTQRYQGRPRTDEPALCRRLRELVRRRPRFGYRRLTELLRREGWPVNAKRIRRLCRQEGLKVRRKRRKRRALGQSVNACHLRRAEHKDQVWCWDFVFARTTTGTTLKWLSIVDEHTRECLTLKVSRSITSEDVIDTLAELFAMRGVPQAIRSDNGPEFVSHAIRDWLKRLGIQTLYIAPGSPWENGFAESFHSKLVDEFLTQEEFDRLTTAQKLTASWQNDYNHVRPHSSLGYLTPAEFAARCSASVRPAASLQQNTDIPQPELS
- a CDS encoding DUF7380 domain-containing protein, which gives rise to MSDSNEEAISLPSELIETLAKHDSSPDDFDEAEPSFAIERQAKAFEALTDNHRRAIYAEVAALQMDLLHGQGQSHWGTRFGPIVENIMEDGTRHSFPDITGLDEPTIEYLGRRASEATHPVLRARYADFLWDITKIATGNWPSIELARQAIDSYIECGIRYPNSDQTLERLTRALELALSVRDDTRASKVVDTMLGILDQTEFPGSDALWLFDTLTEQRGVTLCNEQEDKLIDALEAELARICDSENAVGIVAKDPAIRLARHYERDGKPQEAKRVIRTYGNALADWPAPHFLIQMV
- a CDS encoding putative signal transducing protein, which produces MSAVVEIYEAQSSQEAHLARHVLQEAGIEAVVVGESLGTTHGGGFVGPMNRVAIAVKVADAKRARAEISKRIPPRATSGPEQRGHLWWRILMVTASAVIGVTAIAIAADGQLPVTILGGGLWAAVTVAAALGLYRRRTRT